A section of the Pedobacter sp. HDW13 genome encodes:
- a CDS encoding DUF4957 domain-containing protein, which yields MKKIIDQLGFKLIILSLMVLAISSCKKEGDVPTDPARIFKPSDVKIAAGETSAKLTWTLPLLSTGKALKYSIDFSTDSLFATVNYTTTADTAGVTVTEDNLAVRTKYYARVKANATETQPESKYVRSSAFQLTGIQLFSAIRDNEIKENSITLRYTPTVGLTSIVLTPATGTAITTTLSTTDATAGLKAITGLTAGMKYTAELFAGTKSKGITTFTTLAPTTYTVKLNPGDDLAAAIANAANGAIIGLNPGTYNLPTATATFITQKTITIKSTSGNPTDTKVNYREIDLEGTGAGVTLSGIEFDGTASASLYFINFIGSQASNGAAATFTNVVVDNCIAHGSTTSFLRGDRGTAARDFKITAITVNNSIVYDMGANGSSAYYTFHVNKMQFNTLTVSKSTFYNAGPGLVTASTTYTGDVTPTVAISNSTFNSFGGNAKYALLDASANPINFTILNSIMANTPRSGTVNAAAIRGTGAGSALKISNSNYFNLFSALTGGTALTFGTTTLASNQSINTGWTATTTDFTLQASSVLRTAGSTGGAIGDPRWTY from the coding sequence ATGAAAAAAATTATAGATCAACTGGGGTTTAAACTAATTATTTTATCGCTGATGGTGCTGGCCATTTCTTCTTGTAAAAAAGAAGGCGATGTACCCACTGACCCAGCCAGGATATTTAAACCTAGCGATGTTAAAATTGCTGCGGGCGAAACTTCGGCCAAATTAACCTGGACTTTACCGCTATTGTCGACAGGGAAAGCACTGAAATACAGCATTGACTTTTCAACCGATTCATTATTCGCAACGGTGAACTACACTACTACCGCCGATACGGCTGGCGTAACTGTAACCGAGGATAATCTGGCTGTTAGAACAAAATACTATGCGAGGGTGAAAGCCAATGCTACCGAAACTCAACCAGAATCGAAATACGTGCGCAGCAGTGCCTTTCAGTTAACCGGCATTCAATTGTTTTCTGCGATAAGGGATAACGAAATTAAAGAAAACAGCATTACACTACGTTATACACCAACAGTTGGTCTTACCTCCATTGTGTTAACACCAGCAACAGGTACAGCAATTACCACTACACTGAGCACAACCGATGCAACTGCCGGCTTAAAAGCGATAACCGGATTAACAGCAGGCATGAAATACACCGCCGAACTTTTTGCTGGGACGAAGAGTAAAGGTATTACCACTTTTACTACACTTGCCCCAACTACCTACACAGTAAAATTAAATCCAGGCGATGATTTGGCAGCAGCCATAGCAAATGCAGCTAACGGTGCTATTATAGGTTTAAATCCGGGCACGTACAACCTGCCTACAGCAACTGCAACATTTATTACCCAAAAAACCATAACCATAAAGTCGACATCAGGCAACCCAACAGATACCAAGGTAAATTATAGGGAAATTGATTTAGAAGGTACTGGCGCTGGTGTAACACTATCAGGCATTGAGTTCGACGGAACAGCTTCGGCTTCGCTTTATTTCATCAACTTTATTGGCTCACAGGCTTCAAACGGTGCAGCAGCAACCTTTACCAACGTGGTTGTTGATAATTGTATTGCACATGGTTCTACTACTTCGTTTTTACGTGGCGACAGGGGAACGGCAGCGCGCGATTTCAAAATAACGGCGATTACCGTTAATAATTCTATTGTTTACGATATGGGAGCTAATGGTTCGTCGGCATATTACACCTTCCATGTAAACAAAATGCAGTTCAATACACTAACGGTATCGAAATCTACATTTTATAATGCAGGTCCGGGTTTGGTTACCGCCAGCACTACCTATACAGGCGATGTGACCCCAACGGTTGCCATCAGCAACTCTACCTTTAATAGTTTTGGTGGAAATGCGAAATACGCTTTACTAGATGCGAGTGCAAACCCAATTAACTTCACCATTCTCAACAGTATTATGGCTAATACACCCAGATCAGGTACGGTTAACGCTGCCGCCATCAGAGGTACAGGTGCGGGCAGTGCCCTAAAAATTTCGAACAGCAATTACTTTAATTTATTTAGCGCGTTAACCGGCGGTACCGCTTTAACTTTTGGTACCACAACATTAGCCAGTAACCAAAGCATCAATACCGGCTGGACGGCAACCACAACTGATTTTACCCTCCAGGCGAGTTCTGTTTTAAGAACTGCCGGAAGTACAGGCGGGGCAATTGGCGATCCACGCTGGACATATTAA
- a CDS encoding pectinesterase family protein: MTKPTLIHLAYTILFCIGLIPQTYAQDPKYPTTLTVSKDGSGNYNTIQEAVNSVRDLGEQEVKIYIKNGIYKEKLIIPSWKIKIAIIGESNENTIITNDDYSGKDYPAGKDAFGNTKFSTYTSFTVLVQGNDVKLENLTIINAAGRVGQAVALYVEGDRFVAKNCRLSGNQDTLYAAIENSRQYYQNCYIEGTTDFIFGKATVVFEHCTIKSLTDSYVTAASTSANQPFGFVFMHCKLIADSAVTKAYLGRPWRPYAKTVFMHCDLGKHILPVGWNPWKGDKMFPDKEKTVFYAEYQNIGAGASPKTRLAWTTQLSDKAAKNYTLKNILGGTDKWNPTVN, from the coding sequence ATGACGAAACCAACCCTGATCCATTTAGCTTATACCATCCTTTTTTGCATCGGCTTAATCCCTCAAACCTATGCGCAAGACCCCAAATACCCGACTACCCTTACCGTTTCGAAAGATGGCAGCGGCAATTATAACACCATACAGGAAGCTGTAAACTCAGTGCGCGATTTAGGCGAACAGGAAGTTAAAATTTATATCAAAAATGGCATTTACAAAGAAAAGCTGATTATTCCTTCCTGGAAAATAAAAATTGCCATTATAGGCGAAAGTAACGAAAACACCATCATCACAAATGATGACTACTCTGGAAAAGACTATCCGGCAGGCAAAGATGCTTTTGGCAATACCAAATTCAGCACTTATACTTCATTTACAGTGTTGGTTCAGGGCAATGATGTAAAGCTCGAAAATTTAACCATCATAAACGCAGCAGGCCGCGTTGGGCAGGCTGTTGCACTATATGTAGAAGGCGATCGTTTTGTAGCCAAAAACTGCAGGCTTTCAGGGAATCAGGATACGCTTTATGCCGCTATCGAGAATAGCCGCCAATACTACCAAAACTGCTACATAGAAGGCACTACCGATTTTATTTTTGGCAAAGCAACCGTTGTTTTTGAGCACTGCACCATTAAAAGCTTAACCGATTCTTATGTTACCGCAGCCTCTACTTCAGCAAACCAGCCCTTTGGGTTTGTGTTTATGCATTGTAAACTCATTGCTGATTCGGCTGTAACAAAAGCTTATCTTGGCCGGCCATGGCGACCTTACGCTAAAACCGTTTTTATGCATTGCGATTTAGGTAAACACATTCTCCCTGTTGGCTGGAACCCATGGAAAGGCGACAAGATGTTTCCCGATAAAGAGAAAACTGTGTTTTACGCAGAATACCAAAATATCGGTGCAGGAGCATCACCCAAAACACGCTTAGCCTGGACAACACAGCTTAGCGATAAAGCCGCAAAAAATTATACCCTTAAAAATATCCTGGGCGGAACCGACAAATGGAACCCCACAGTTAATTAG